The stretch of DNA GACGAAGTGGAACCGGACATGATTGCCTCCAGTGCATTAGAAAATGGAACGGCCTTAGCGCCGTTCCAGACGGGCGACTTCCTGTGCCAACTGCTCGTAAGCGCTGCTCAGTTCTTTGGATTCTTTCTGGGATGAATCGCGTTGTTTGAGCAGGGACTTCATCTGCGGCAGGTTGCCGAGGGCGATTGCTTCTTGAATCGCCACACCATAAGGCGTGACGGGGTGCAGCGAGGATGAACTCATGGCGTTGCCTTCCGTGGGAGTTGTAGAGACTGCGCTATCCGGCAGCTTTTGCAGTTAAGCAGGCCGGGCACGGGGCAAACGCAAGGGTGAACAAATAACTTTGAATAGCCGTTATCGGGAAAAAATATATCCAGGCAGGACAAGGAACTGGCGCGGCCCTATAGCGCGTTTGGCAATCAGCGACCCACCGCTTACAAGGAATGAATACAAGCCGGCGCCGCCACTTAACATGCCCCGCCATCCACCTTACCTGTAGCCGCTGCCGAAGGCTGCGATCGAGCCGCAGGCTCGCGGCGACCGCACGGACGCGGAAGTCCCTGCGGGCCTTCACGCAGCCTGCGGCAGCGGCTACAGGAGGTCATTTTTTGCCAGAGGGAATGCGCAGCGGCTACAGGGGCGGTTGTTGTCTGTGGGAATGCGGTCGGCAGTCGATGGTCGCAGGTGCGGTGATTTGGCGGGGTGGTCGGCAATTGCCGTTGCGCCGCGGTTCAGGCCACGGCGCTCTGCGGCGCGCTGTTCAACAGCCGTTCCAGGGCACCGCTGAGCAGGTGTTCCAGCAGGGTTTCGCGCTCGTGCTCGGTCAGTGGCTGTTCGTCCAGCCAGCCGGGCGCGCTGTTGAGCAGGCTGGCGATGGCATGCCCGGTGGCCAGCAGCGCCGCGTCGCCGAGCCGCGGCAGCGGGCCGAGGAGCATCAGCAGGCGGCGTTCATATTGCTCGCGCAGCTGGCGCACCCGTTGCTGCTGGTCCTGGTTCAGGCAGCCGCTGTCGCGCTCCACCAGGCGGAAGTGCCGGGGCAGTTCCCGGTGCAGTTTCAGGTGGGCGCGGATCAGGGTGCGCAGGCGATCGTCCGGCGCCTTGCGCCGCCGTTCGATGCGCCCCAGGGTATCGAGCAGTTCGTCGTAGAACTCTTCGATCAAGTCCAGCAGCAGGTGCTGTTTGCTCGGGTAATGGTGATACAGCGAGCCCGGGGTCAGCCCCAGATGGCTCGCCAGCTCGCGCATGCCGACCTGGCCGAAGCCCTTGCTGGCGAACAGCTCCAGGGCCTTGTCGCGGCTTTCGGCGAAACGCGAGCAACGCTCAGCCATAGCGGTGGAAGCCACGTTCGGTCTTGCGCCCCAGGTAACCGGCGGCGACCATTTCCTTGAGCAGCGGCGCGGGCCGGTATTTGCTGTCGTTGAAGCCATCGTAGAGGGCCTCAAGGATCGCCAGCAGGGTGTCCAGGCCGATCAGGTCGGCCAGGGCCAGCGGGCCGATCGGCTGGTTGCAGCCCAGACGCATGCCGGCGTCGATGTCCTCGGCGCTGGCCAGGCCTTCCTGCAATACCAGGATCGCCTCGTTGATCATCGGCACCAGGATCCGGTTGACCACGAAGCCCGGGCGGTTGCCGGCGGTGATCGCGACCTTGCCCAGGCGGGTGGCCATGTCCAGGGCCAGGGCGTGGGTCGCGTCGCTGGTCTGCAGGCCGCGGATCACTTCGATCAGCGCCATCACCGGCACCGGGTTGAAGAAGTGCAGGCCGATAAAGCGCTCGGGCGCGCTGACGCTGGCGGCGAGCTGGGTGATCGACAGCGACGAGGTGTTGGAGGCGATGACACAGGTGCTGGCAACCTGGGCGGCGATCTGTTGCAGCACCCGCCGTTTCAGCTCGAGGTTTTCCGTGGCCGCTTCGATCACCAGTTGTGCGTCGACCAGGCTGGCGTAGTCGGTGCTGGTGCGGATGCGCCCCAGCGCCGCCTGTTTCTGCGCTTCGTCCAGGCTGCCCTTGGCGATCAGCCGGTCGAGGTTCTTGCTCACGGTGGCCACGGCCTTTTGCAGGGCGCTGTCGCTGATGTCCAGCAAGGTCACTTCGAACCCGGCCTGGGCACAGACCTGAGCGATACCGTTACCCATGGTGCCGGCGCCGATCACACCGATATTCTGCAGATTCATCTTGGCTTCTCTTTCTTCGTCCGGACGTGTCGCAGCGCAGCGCGAGCGCGTCTTGCAATGCAACCTTCGAGGCGCGAGTCTAGTGCCCGCGCCGACCCCGGCCTATGCCAAAAGCGCTCAGCCGTCCTGGCGTTTTTTGCCATGTCCACAGCCACAGAGAGCAGTCATTCCATGCGGGAAAAGGATTCGGTCGCGGTCTACTTCGTGCAGGTGATGGTCCACGCCTTGCGTGAGCGGCCCGAGCGCCTGGCCGCGGTGCTGGCCGAGGCGGGCATCGATCCGGCCTTGCTCGGCCAGCCCGAGGCGCGGGTGCCGGCCAGCGCGTTCGCGGCCCTGTGGCTGATCCAGATCCGCGAGCTGCGCGACGAGTTTTTCCAGCTCGATTCCCATGGCCTGCCGCCGGGGGCGTTCGCCCTGATCTGCCGCGGGCTGATCCAGGAGCCGACCCTGGAAAAAGCCCTGCGCCAATGCCTGGCCAACTTCGGCCTGTTCCTGCGCGATTTTCGCGGCAGCCTCAGCGTGCGCGGCAAGCGCGCGGTGCTGAGCCTCGACAGCCAGCCTTGCGATGACGCCGCCGGGCGTTTTGGCGAAGAGACCTTCCTGGTGCTGATGATCAGCCTGCTGTGCTGGCTCGGCGGGCGGCGCATTCCCATCGACCGCGCCGACTTTCGTTATCCGCGCCTGTCCCTGAGCGACGATGCCTTGCTCTGGGGGCCGAACCTGACCTTCGGCGCCGAGCGCACCGAAATTGAATTCGCCAGCCGCTTCCTGCGCCTGCCGGTGGTCCAGGACCTGGCCTCGCTCAAGGTCTTTTTGCGCAGCGCGCCGCAGTGGCTGGTGATCCGTTTTCGCAACCAGCACGGCCTGGCGACCCAGGTCTATCAACGCCTGCGCCGCAGTCACTACAGCCAGTGGCCAACCCTGGAAGCCTTCGCCGGCGAGGTGCAGGTCAGCCCCAGCACCCTGCGTCGGCGCCTGGAGCGCGAGGGCGTGTCATATCAGGAGATCAAGGACGAAGTGCGCCGCGGCATGGCCGTCGAACTGCTGCGCCAGAGCCGTGCGAGCATCGGCGAAATCGCCGAGCGCACCGGCTTCCAGGAGCCCAGCGCCTTCCACCGCGCGTTCAAGAAATGGACCGGCGAAAGTCCCGGGCGCTATCGCGCGCGCTACCAACCCCCGACCCCATAGCCACTGCCGCGCGCCCGACTGTGTAGCCGCTGCCGTAGGCTGCGCACGGCCGCGCAGCGGACGCCAAGCCAGGCAGCGCGGTGCATCAGGTTAACCATGGATGCGGGTTTTACGTCTCCTGCGCAGTCTGCGGCAATGGCTACGGACTCTGCATCGCCGACCCCGCTCAGGCCGGGCTGCGTCCGGGCATCTGGATGCCGTGCTGCTGCACCCGGCGGTACAGGGTCGCGCGGGAAATACCCAGGGCCCTGGCGGCCGCCACCGGCTTCCAGCGATGGCGCACCAAGGCATCCAGCAACGCCTGGCGCTCGGGGCTGCCGCCGGTTTCCGGGGCGGGCAGGTCGCCCGCGGGCTCGACCCCGCGCACCTGTTCCGGCAGGTCATGCAGTTGGATCAACGGTCCCTCGCACACCGCGCAGGCATAGCGCAGTACATGCCGCAATTGCCGCACATTGCCCGGCCAGCGATAACCCAGCAGGCATTCCAGGGCCGCGTTGCCCAGTTGCACCGGCGCCCCGCAGCGCTTGGACTCCTCCTCGACAATCCGCGTGATCAGCGCCAGCCGGTCGCTGCGTTCGCGCAGCGGCGGCAACTGAAAGCGCGCGCCGCCCAGGCGGAAATACAGGTCCTCGCGAAAGCGCCCCTCGGCCACCAGGCTTTCCAGGTCGCGGTGAGTGGCGCAGATCACCTGGATATCCACCGCCCGGCGCTGCGACGCCCCCAGCGGCGCCACTTCGCCCTCGGCCAACACCCGCAGCAAACGGGTCTGCAAGGCCAGGGGCATGTCGCCGATCTCGTCGAGGAACAGGGTGCCGCCATCGGCTTGTTGCAACAGGCCCTGCATGCCCTTGCCGGAGGCCCCGGTAAAGGCTCCGGCGACATAGCCGAACAGCTCGCTCTCGATCAGGCTTTCCGGGATCGCCGCGCAGTTCACCGCCACGAACGGCCGCTCGCGGCGCTGGCTGGCCTGATGCAGCTGGCGGGCGAAGACTTCCTTGCCGGAGCCCGTCTCGCCCTGGATCAGCACCGGCAGATGCCGGTCCTTGACCCGCACCGCCAGGCGCAGGCTCTGTTCCACCCGCGGGTCCAGTGGCTCGCCGGCCAGGCTCAGGCGCGGGCGGCTCAGGGGCCGGCGTGGCGCCCGCAGCCGTCCATGCAGTTCCGCGGACAGCGGGCACAGCGCTTCATCCTGGGCGCGATGCAGCAATTGCGGATCGAACACCTGGGCGATGTGCCGGGGCAGCTGGCCATAGCGTTGCAGCAGGTAGGCGCGGGCCGCCGGGTTCAGCGCGCGCAGGCAGCCGTCGTCGTCCCAGGCCAATAAATAATCGGGCTGGCTGTCGACATAACCCGGGCTGGCGTGGGCCCGCAGCACCCAATAACCCTGGGCGCTGCTCATGAAGAACGCCTGTTCGATCTCCCGGGCGCTCTGCACCACCATCTGCCGGATCAGGTGCTGGGAACGGCGCTCGTCCGGAGAGCGCACCGCCGAAACATCCAGCACCCCCAGCAGTTCGCCCTGGGGGTCGAACACCGGCGCGGCGGAGCAGGTCAGGCCGATAAAGGCCGCGCGAAAGTGGTCGCGCTTGTGCACCGTGATCGGCGCGCGGGCGGTGAGCACCGCCGCCACGCCGCAGGTGCCTTCCTCGCCCTCCGACCAACAGGTGCCCAGGTACAGGCCGGCCTTGCGGCAGTCGTTGCGAATGGTCGATTCCACCCGGTAGTCGATGGTCCGGCCCTGGGCGTCGGTGAGCAGCACGCAATAGTCGGCGTCGCGCACCCGGCCATGGAGGCGGGCCACTTCTTCGCTGGCAATGCGCAGGAACAGCTCGGAGCGCTCGCGGCATTCCTTGAGCACATCCTGGGACAGGATGCGTGGTCCCTGCAGCGAACCGGGGTCCAGGTGGTGCTGCTCCAGGGAGCGGCGCCAGGAGTCGAGGATCAGGCTCGGGACCGGCGCCTGGGGCAGGTGCGCGGCGTTTTTCAGGACCCGGCTGACGCAGTCCACGTGGGCTCTTGAGTGTGCGGAAAGCATGAAGGCCTCCGGTTGCAGCTTCTTATCGTTGTGGGCGCAATTAAGCGCCGATCCGCCCGCTTCGACAAGCGCCGGCTGCCCCGGCAGCGACGGTGAGACGCAACGTCTCAAGGTCTCGCCGAAGCCCCGTGCAACCTGACATGCAACGTCTCATCGGTGGGGCTGGCCAAGGCCTCGCCAGCGTCAAGGCAACCGCTCTGGATCGGCCTTGTCCGAGTTTTCCAGGGCAATTGGCACCGGCCTTGCTCTATCCCTGGATAACCAGCCCCGACTGGCTCATCCAAGAATAACAACGAGGTGCCCTATGTCTTGTCCTGCCTGTGATCCGCCCGCGGTGGGCTTATGAGTCGCCGTCCCCTGAGCGTGGGCATCATCGCCAACCCGGCCTCGGGGCGCGATGTGCGCCGCCTCACCGCCAACGCCGGGCTGTTTTCCAGCACCGACAAGGTCTCGGTGATCCAGCGCCTGCTGGCGGCCTTCGGCGCCACCGGCATCGAGCAGGTATTGATGCCCACCGACATGACCGGGATCGCCGCCGCGGTGCAGAAGAACAGCCGCAGCCGCCAGGCCCGCGACCATCACTGGCCGGCCCTGGAATTCCTTGACCTGACCCTGCGCCAGAGCGTCGAGGACACCCGCCGGGCGGCGCGCTGGATGGCCGAGCGCGAGGTGGCGCTGATCGCTGTGCTCGGTGGCGACGGCACCCACAAGGCGGTGGCCGCCGAGGTCGGCGATATCCCCTTGCTGACTCTGTCCACCGGTACCAACAACGCCTTCCCGGAACTGCGCGAAGCCACCAGTGCCGGGCTGGCCGGCGGCCTCTACGCCAGCGGCCGGGTGCCCGGCGCAATCGCTCTGCGGCGCAACAAGCGCCTGTTGGTGCGCGAGCCTTCCCGGGGTCTTTGTGAAGTGGCCCTGGTGGACGTGGCGGTGTCGCCCCTGGCCTTTGTCGGCGCCCGGGCCATCAGCCGCGCCAGCGACCTGGCCGAGGTCTTCGTGACCTTCGCCGAGCCCCAGTCCATCGGCATTTCCGCGCTCTGCGGGCTGTGGCTGCCGGTCACCCGCCAGGAGCCCCACGGCGCCTGGATGCGCCTCGACCCCCAATCCCCCGAGGCGCTGCTGGTGCCCCTGGCCCCGGGCCTGTTGCAGGGCTGCGGCGTGCTCGACGGCGGCTACCTGCAACCCGACATGCCCCAGCCGCTGTGCCTGAGCGCCGGCACCCTGGCCCTGGATGGCGAGCGCGAGATCGAATTCAACGCCCACGACCGGCCCACGGTCACCCTCGATGGCGGCGGCCCGCTGAGCATCGACGTCAACGCGGTGCTGGACCACGCGGCGCGCCAGCGCCTGCTGGCCATCGACCGCCAGCACCGGCAACACCCCGTGAACTTTCAGTCCGAAGACACCCTGGAGAATAAAAATGTCGACACCTTTGACCACTGAGCAGTTGCTGCATGCCTACCGGGTGATGCGCACCATCCGCGCATTCGAAGAACGCCTGCACGTGGAGTTCGCCACCGGCGAGATCCCCGGTTTCGTCCACCTCTACGCCGGCGAAGAGGCCTCGGCCGCCGGGGTCATGGCCCACCTGCGGGACGATGACTGCATCGCCTCCAACCACCGTGGCCACGGCCATTGCATCGCCAAGGGCGTGGACGTGTACGGGATGATGGCCGAGATCTACGGCAAGAAGACCGGGGTCTGCCAGGGCAAGGGCGGCTCCATGCACATCGCCGATTTCGAAAAGGGCATGCTCGGCGCCAACGGCATCGTCGGTGCCGGCGCGCCGCTGGTGGTGGGCGCGGCCCTGGCGGCGCGGCTGCAGGGCACCGACGGCGTGTCGGTGGTGTTCTTCGGCGACGGCGGCTCCAACGAAGGCGCGGTGTTCGAGGCCATGAACATGGCCTCAGTGTGGAACCTGCCGTGCCTGTTCGTCGCCGAGAACAACGGCTACGCCGAGGCCACCGCGTCCAACTGGTCGGTGGCCTGCGATCACATCGCCGACCGCGCCGCCGGCTTCGGCATGCCCGGGGTGACGGTGGACGGCTTCGATTTCTTCGCCGTGCACGAGGCCGCCGGCGCCGCCGTGGAGCGGGCCCGGGCCGGCGAGGGCCCCTCGCTGATCGAGGTCAAGCTGACCCGTTACTACGGCCACTTCGAGGGCGACGCGCAGACCTACCGCGCCCCCGACGAGGTCAAGCATTACCGCGAGCACAACGACTGCCTGATGCAGTTTCGCGAGTGCACCACGCGCTCGGGCCTGGTCCAGGCCAGCCAGCTGGAGCAGATCGACCAGCAAGTGGACGCGCTGATCGAGGACGCGGTGCGCAAGGCCAAGTCCGACCCCAAGCCGAGCCCGGCCGACCTGCTCAGCGACGTCTACGTCGCTTACCCCTGAGCGGCCCCTTCATCGCCCCCACAACAAAAAATCGAGAGAACCATCATGGCGAGAAAAATCAGTTACCAGCAGGCCATCAACGAAGCCCTGGCCCAGGAAATGCGTCGCGACCCCAGCGTGTTCATCATGGGTGAAGACGTGGCCGGCGGTGCCGGCGCCCCCGGCGACAACGACGCCTGGGGCGGCGTGCTGGGGGTGACCAAGGGCCTCTACCACCAATTCCCCGGGCGAGTGCTGGACACCCCATTGTCGGAAATTGGCTATGTCGGCGCCGCCGTGGGTGCGGCCACCCGGGGCGTGCGCCCGGTGTGCGAACTGATGTTCGTCGACTTCGCCGGCTGCTGCCTGGACCAGATCCTCAACCAGGCGGCCAAGTTCCGCTACATGTTCGGCGGCAAGGCGCAGACCCCGCTGGTGATCCGCACCATGGTCGGCGCCGGCCTGCGCGCCGCGGCCCAGCATTCGCAGATGCTCACCTCGCTGTGGACCCATATCCCCGGTCTTAAGGTGGTCTGCCCGTCGTCGCCCTATGACGCCAAGGGCCTGCTGATCCAGGCCATCCGCGACAACGACCCGGTGATCTTCTGCGAGCACAAGCTGCTCTACAGCCTGCAGGGCGAAGTGCCGGAGGAGTCCTATGCGATTCCGTTCGGCGAGGCCAACTTCCTGCGCGACGGCAAGGACGTGACCCTGGTCTCCTACGGGCGCACGGTGAATACCGCGCTGGAGGCGGCGCGCAGCCTGGCCGGGCGCGGCATCGATTGCGAGGTCATCGACCTGCGCACCACCAGCCCGCTGGATGAAGACAGCATCCTGGAAAGCGTGGAGAAGACCGGGCGTCTTGTCGTGATCGACGAAGCCAACCCGCGCTGCTCCATGGCCACCGACATCTCGGCGCTGGTGGCGCAAAAAGCCTTCGCCGCGCTCAAGGCGCCGATTGAAATGGTCACCGCACCGCACACCCCGGTGCCGTTCTCCGATGCCCTGGAAGACCTGTACATCCCTGACGCGGCGAAGATCGAGCAGGCCGTGCTGAACCTGATCGAGTGGAGCCGCCGATGAGCCAGATCCATACCCTGACCATGCCCAAGTGGGGCCTGTCGATGACCGAGGGCCGGGTCGATGCCTGGCTCAAGGAAGAGGGGCAAAGCATCAGCAAGGGCGACGAAGTGCTGGACGTGGAAACCGACAAGATTTCCAGCAGCGTCGAGGCACCGTTCTCCGGCGTGCTGCGCCGGCAGGTCGCCCGCCAGGATGAGACCCTGGCGGTGGGCGCCTTGCTCGGTATCGTCGTCGAGGGCGAAGCCAGCGATGCCGAGATCGACGCGGTGATCGAGCAGTTCCAGGCGTCTTTCGTGCCCGGCGATGCCGCCGACGAAGACAGCGGCCCGGCGCCGCAGAAGGTCGAGCTGGAGGGCCGGCTGATCCGCTACTTCGAGCGCGGCGCAGGCGGCACGCCGCTGGTGCTGGTGCACGGTTTTGGCGGCGACCTGAACAACTGGCTGTTCAACCACGAAGCCCTGGCCGCCGGGCGCCGGGTCGTCGCCCTCGACCTGCCGGGCCACGGCGAGTCGGCCAAGGCCCTGCAACGAGGCGACCTGGACGAGCTGAGCGACGTGCTGCTGGCCTTGCTCGATCACCTGGAGATTCCCGCGGCCCACCTGGCGGGGCATTCCATGGGCGGCGCGGTGGCCTTGAACACCGCGCGCCTGGCGCCGCAGCGGGTGCGCTCGCTGAGCCTGATCGGCAGCGCCGGGCTGGGGGTCGAAATCAATGGCGATTACCTGCGCGGTTTTGTCGAGGCCGGCAACCGCAATGCCCTCAAGCCGCAGCTGGTGCAGCTGTTCTCCAACGCCGAGCTGGTAAACCGGCAGATGCTCGACGACATGCTCAAGTTCAAGCGCCTGGAAGGGGTGGACGCGGCCCTCGGGCAACTGGCCGGCCAGCTGTTTGCCGAGGGCCGCCAACAGGTCGACCTGCGCCCCGTGGTGCAGGACGGCGGGCAGCCGGTGCTGGTGATCTGGGGCAGCGACGACCGGATCATTCCGGTGAGCCACAGCGCCGGGCTCAAGGCGCAGATCGAGGTGCTGCCGGGGCAGGGGCACATGGTGCAGATGGAAGCGGCGGAGCAGGTCAATCGCCTGGTCCTCGACTTTATCCAGCAGCACTGAAGTTTTCTGCGGCGGCCAAGGGGCCGTCGCAGCCCGACAAAAACAAGGAGAAGCCAAGATGAGTGTTTCCCTCAAACCCGTCTCCAGCATGCGCGCCGCAGTCTGGCATGGCCGTCACGATATCCGCGTCGAAGACGTGCCGCTGCCCGAGGCGCCGCCCGCCGGCTGGGTGCAGATCCGCGTCGACTGGTGCGGCATCTGCGGGTCCGACCTGCACGAATACGTGGCCGGGCCAGTGTTCATTCCGGTGGAAGCGCCGCACCCGCTGACCGGGATCAAGGGCCAGTGCATCCTCGGCCACGAGTTCTGCGGCGAGATCGTCGCCCTCGGCGCCGGGGTCCAGGGGTTCAGCGTTGGCCAGGCGGTGGCCGCCGACGCCTGCCAGCACTGCGGCACCTGCTATTACTGCACCCAAGGCCTGTACAACATCTGCGAGAACCTGGCCTTTACCGGGCTGATGAACAACGGCGCCTTCGCCGAACTGGTCAATGTGCCGGCCAACTTGCTGTACGCCTTGCCGGACAACTTTCCCGCCGAGGCCGGGGCGCTGATCGAGCCGTTGGCGGTGGGCATGCACGCGGTGAAGAAGGCCGGCAGCCTGCTGGGCCAGAACGTGGTGGTGGTCGGCGCCGGCACCATCGGCCTGTGCACCATCATGTGCGCCAAGGCCGCCGGCGCGGCCCAGGTGATCGC from Pseudomonas chlororaphis subsp. chlororaphis encodes:
- a CDS encoding ATP-NAD kinase family protein, which encodes MSRRPLSVGIIANPASGRDVRRLTANAGLFSSTDKVSVIQRLLAAFGATGIEQVLMPTDMTGIAAAVQKNSRSRQARDHHWPALEFLDLTLRQSVEDTRRAARWMAEREVALIAVLGGDGTHKAVAAEVGDIPLLTLSTGTNNAFPELREATSAGLAGGLYASGRVPGAIALRRNKRLLVREPSRGLCEVALVDVAVSPLAFVGARAISRASDLAEVFVTFAEPQSIGISALCGLWLPVTRQEPHGAWMRLDPQSPEALLVPLAPGLLQGCGVLDGGYLQPDMPQPLCLSAGTLALDGEREIEFNAHDRPTVTLDGGGPLSIDVNAVLDHAARQRLLAIDRQHRQHPVNFQSEDTLENKNVDTFDH
- a CDS encoding AraC family transcriptional regulator, whose protein sequence is MREKDSVAVYFVQVMVHALRERPERLAAVLAEAGIDPALLGQPEARVPASAFAALWLIQIRELRDEFFQLDSHGLPPGAFALICRGLIQEPTLEKALRQCLANFGLFLRDFRGSLSVRGKRAVLSLDSQPCDDAAGRFGEETFLVLMISLLCWLGGRRIPIDRADFRYPRLSLSDDALLWGPNLTFGAERTEIEFASRFLRLPVVQDLASLKVFLRSAPQWLVIRFRNQHGLATQVYQRLRRSHYSQWPTLEAFAGEVQVSPSTLRRRLEREGVSYQEIKDEVRRGMAVELLRQSRASIGEIAERTGFQEPSAFHRAFKKWTGESPGRYRARYQPPTP
- a CDS encoding 2,3-butanediol dehydrogenase, with the protein product MRAAVWHGRHDIRVEDVPLPEAPPAGWVQIRVDWCGICGSDLHEYVAGPVFIPVEAPHPLTGIKGQCILGHEFCGEIVALGAGVQGFSVGQAVAADACQHCGTCYYCTQGLYNICENLAFTGLMNNGAFAELVNVPANLLYALPDNFPAEAGALIEPLAVGMHAVKKAGSLLGQNVVVVGAGTIGLCTIMCAKAAGAAQVIALEMSGARKAKALEVGASHVLDPKACDALAEVKRLTGGLGADVSFECIGNKHTAKLAIDLIRKAGKCVLVGIFEEPSEFNFFELVATEKQLLGALAYNGEFADVIAFIADGRLDIAPLVTGRIQLEQIVGQGFEELVNNKEHNVKIIVSPGPLQGA
- a CDS encoding alpha-ketoacid dehydrogenase subunit beta, with product MARKISYQQAINEALAQEMRRDPSVFIMGEDVAGGAGAPGDNDAWGGVLGVTKGLYHQFPGRVLDTPLSEIGYVGAAVGAATRGVRPVCELMFVDFAGCCLDQILNQAAKFRYMFGGKAQTPLVIRTMVGAGLRAAAQHSQMLTSLWTHIPGLKVVCPSSPYDAKGLLIQAIRDNDPVIFCEHKLLYSLQGEVPEESYAIPFGEANFLRDGKDVTLVSYGRTVNTALEAARSLAGRGIDCEVIDLRTTSPLDEDSILESVEKTGRLVVIDEANPRCSMATDISALVAQKAFAALKAPIEMVTAPHTPVPFSDALEDLYIPDAAKIEQAVLNLIEWSRR
- a CDS encoding acetoin dehydrogenase dihydrolipoyllysine-residue acetyltransferase subunit, with protein sequence MSQIHTLTMPKWGLSMTEGRVDAWLKEEGQSISKGDEVLDVETDKISSSVEAPFSGVLRRQVARQDETLAVGALLGIVVEGEASDAEIDAVIEQFQASFVPGDAADEDSGPAPQKVELEGRLIRYFERGAGGTPLVLVHGFGGDLNNWLFNHEALAAGRRVVALDLPGHGESAKALQRGDLDELSDVLLALLDHLEIPAAHLAGHSMGGAVALNTARLAPQRVRSLSLIGSAGLGVEINGDYLRGFVEAGNRNALKPQLVQLFSNAELVNRQMLDDMLKFKRLEGVDAALGQLAGQLFAEGRQQVDLRPVVQDGGQPVLVIWGSDDRIIPVSHSAGLKAQIEVLPGQGHMVQMEAAEQVNRLVLDFIQQH
- a CDS encoding TetR/AcrR family transcriptional regulator, giving the protein MAERCSRFAESRDKALELFASKGFGQVGMRELASHLGLTPGSLYHHYPSKQHLLLDLIEEFYDELLDTLGRIERRRKAPDDRLRTLIRAHLKLHRELPRHFRLVERDSGCLNQDQQQRVRQLREQYERRLLMLLGPLPRLGDAALLATGHAIASLLNSAPGWLDEQPLTEHERETLLEHLLSGALERLLNSAPQSAVA
- a CDS encoding DUF1843 domain-containing protein; the protein is MSSSSLHPVTPYGVAIQEAIALGNLPQMKSLLKQRDSSQKESKELSSAYEQLAQEVARLERR
- a CDS encoding thiamine pyrophosphate-dependent dehydrogenase E1 component subunit alpha, producing MSTPLTTEQLLHAYRVMRTIRAFEERLHVEFATGEIPGFVHLYAGEEASAAGVMAHLRDDDCIASNHRGHGHCIAKGVDVYGMMAEIYGKKTGVCQGKGGSMHIADFEKGMLGANGIVGAGAPLVVGAALAARLQGTDGVSVVFFGDGGSNEGAVFEAMNMASVWNLPCLFVAENNGYAEATASNWSVACDHIADRAAGFGMPGVTVDGFDFFAVHEAAGAAVERARAGEGPSLIEVKLTRYYGHFEGDAQTYRAPDEVKHYREHNDCLMQFRECTTRSGLVQASQLEQIDQQVDALIEDAVRKAKSDPKPSPADLLSDVYVAYP
- a CDS encoding 3-hydroxybutyryl-CoA dehydrogenase — encoded protein: MNLQNIGVIGAGTMGNGIAQVCAQAGFEVTLLDISDSALQKAVATVSKNLDRLIAKGSLDEAQKQAALGRIRTSTDYASLVDAQLVIEAATENLELKRRVLQQIAAQVASTCVIASNTSSLSITQLAASVSAPERFIGLHFFNPVPVMALIEVIRGLQTSDATHALALDMATRLGKVAITAGNRPGFVVNRILVPMINEAILVLQEGLASAEDIDAGMRLGCNQPIGPLALADLIGLDTLLAILEALYDGFNDSKYRPAPLLKEMVAAGYLGRKTERGFHRYG
- a CDS encoding sigma-54-dependent Fis family transcriptional regulator — translated: MLSAHSRAHVDCVSRVLKNAAHLPQAPVPSLILDSWRRSLEQHHLDPGSLQGPRILSQDVLKECRERSELFLRIASEEVARLHGRVRDADYCVLLTDAQGRTIDYRVESTIRNDCRKAGLYLGTCWSEGEEGTCGVAAVLTARAPITVHKRDHFRAAFIGLTCSAAPVFDPQGELLGVLDVSAVRSPDERRSQHLIRQMVVQSAREIEQAFFMSSAQGYWVLRAHASPGYVDSQPDYLLAWDDDGCLRALNPAARAYLLQRYGQLPRHIAQVFDPQLLHRAQDEALCPLSAELHGRLRAPRRPLSRPRLSLAGEPLDPRVEQSLRLAVRVKDRHLPVLIQGETGSGKEVFARQLHQASQRRERPFVAVNCAAIPESLIESELFGYVAGAFTGASGKGMQGLLQQADGGTLFLDEIGDMPLALQTRLLRVLAEGEVAPLGASQRRAVDIQVICATHRDLESLVAEGRFREDLYFRLGGARFQLPPLRERSDRLALITRIVEEESKRCGAPVQLGNAALECLLGYRWPGNVRQLRHVLRYACAVCEGPLIQLHDLPEQVRGVEPAGDLPAPETGGSPERQALLDALVRHRWKPVAAARALGISRATLYRRVQQHGIQMPGRSPA